In the Arachis ipaensis cultivar K30076 chromosome B10, Araip1.1, whole genome shotgun sequence genome, one interval contains:
- the LOC107623420 gene encoding phosphoinositide phospholipase C 6 isoform X1: protein MATHTYTYKQFSCFNKTFTNTEPGPPSDVLHAFHSFSSAGATSMSADNLLAFLTDHQREPQCTSDDSLRIIQSLKGDHKTDDGLTLDDFFHFLLRDDLNAPFKSEVHHDMNAPLSHYFIFTGHNSYLIGNQLTSDCSDVPIIDALVRGVRVIELDLWPNSTKDDVEVFHGRTLTTPVSLRQCLWSIREHAFVTSKYPVIITFEDHLTPDLQAVVAEMVTEIFGELLYYPETDLLSEFPSPESLKGRILISTKPPIEYLDSKSCDDEDKKTKSADKGSQSPDVTNKVESDDKDVEDLNESDEKSYKESAPKYKRLITIHAGKSKGDFQEDLKVAGKVKRLSLSESKLEKASESFAPDIVRFTQKNILRVYPKGTRITSSNYKPHIAWTHGAQMVAFNMQGHGKSLWFMQGMFKANGGCGYVKKPDFLVEKGPNNEVFDPKRTLPVNKTLKVKVYLGTGWSSDFSLTDFDSHSPPDFYVKIDIAGVPADRAKKKTKTIKNNWFPVWEEEFEFPLSVPDLALLRIQVKEENRTEKDDFAGQTCLPVTELKSGFRSVPLYDEKGEKYKSVKLLMRFQFK from the exons ATGGCCACCCACACATACACCTACAAGCAATTCAGCTGCTTCAACAAGACCTTCACCAACACCGAGCCCGGACCTCCCTCTGACGTCCTCCACGCCTTCCACTCCTTCTCCTCCGCCGGCGCCACTTCCATGTCCGCCGACAACCTCCTCGCCTTTCTCACCGATCACCAGCGCGAACCCCAATGCACCTCCGACGACTCCCTTCGCATCATTCAATCGCTCAAAGGAGATCACAAAACCGACGACGGACTCACCCTCGACGacttcttccacttcctcctacGCGACGATCTCAATGCTCCCTTCAAATCGGAG GTACATCATGATATGAATGCTCCATTGTCACATTATTTCATATTTACCGGGCACAATTCCTATCTGATTGGGAACCAACTAACCAGTGATTGCAGTGATGTGCCAATCATAGATGCTTTGGTACGAGGTGTGCGAGTGATTGAACTTGATTTATGGCCGAATTCAACTAAAGATGATGTTGAGGTTTTTCATGGAAG AACTCTTACCACTCCCGTCTCACTAAGGcaatgtttgtggtccataagaGAGCATGCTTTTGTTACATCTAAGTATCCTGTCATTATAACTTTTGAAGACCACCTTACTCCTGATCTTCAGGCTGTAGTTGCAGAG ATGGTGACTGAAATATTTGGGGAACTGCTTTATTATCCTGAGACAGATTTGCTGTCTGAATTCCCCTCCCCAGAATCGTTGAAAGGTCGAATTCTCATATCAACTAAACCACCAATAGAATATCTTGATTCCAAATCTTGTGACGACGAAGACAAAAAAACGAAATCAGCTGACAAAGGATCACAATCACCAGATGTTACTAATAAAGTGGAAAGTGATGACAAA GATGTGGAAGATTTGAATGAAAGTGATGAAAAATCATACAAGGAGAGTGCACCTAAGTATAAACGTCTGATTACAATCCATGCTGGCAAATCAAAGGGTGATTTTCAGGAAGACTTGAAGGTTGCTGGTAAAGTTAAGCGTTTGAGCTTAAGTGAAAGTAAACTTGAAAAGGCTTCTGAATCTTTTGCACCTGACATtgtaag GTTCACCCAGAAGAATATTCTCAGAGTGTATCCAAAGGGAACACGCATAACCTCCTCTAATTACAAGCCACACATAGCATGGACGCATGGAGCTCAGATGGTTGCATTTAACATGCAG GGGCATGGCAAATCACTTTGGTTCATGCAAGGGATGTTCAAAGCAAATGGAGGGTGTGGCTATGTGAAAAAACCTGATTTTCTTGTCGAAAAAGGTCCGAATAACGAGGTTTTCGATCCTAAAAGAACATTGCCGGTGAACAAGACATTAAAG GTAAAAGTCTACTTGGGGACAGGTTGGAGCTCAGATTTCAGCCTAACGGACTTCGATTCCCATTCACCACCAGACTTCTATGTGAAG ATTGATATTGCTGGAGTACCTGCTGATAGAgcgaagaagaaaacaaagacaattaAAAATAACTGGTTTCCCGTGTGGGAAGAAGAGTTTGAATTCCCATTAAGTGTCCCAGATCTGGCTTTGCTACGTATACAAgttaaagaagaaaatagaactgAGAAGGATGATTTTGCTGGCCAGACATGTTTGCCAGTCACAGAGCTCAAGTCTGGATTTCGTTCAGTCCCTCTCTATGATGAAAAGGGCGAGAAATATAAATCTGTCAAGCTTTTAATGCGGTTTCAATTCAAatga
- the LOC107623420 gene encoding phosphoinositide phospholipase C 6 isoform X2 — translation MNAPLSHYFIFTGHNSYLIGNQLTSDCSDVPIIDALVRGVRVIELDLWPNSTKDDVEVFHGRTLTTPVSLRQCLWSIREHAFVTSKYPVIITFEDHLTPDLQAVVAEMVTEIFGELLYYPETDLLSEFPSPESLKGRILISTKPPIEYLDSKSCDDEDKKTKSADKGSQSPDVTNKVESDDKDVEDLNESDEKSYKESAPKYKRLITIHAGKSKGDFQEDLKVAGKVKRLSLSESKLEKASESFAPDIVRFTQKNILRVYPKGTRITSSNYKPHIAWTHGAQMVAFNMQGHGKSLWFMQGMFKANGGCGYVKKPDFLVEKGPNNEVFDPKRTLPVNKTLKVKVYLGTGWSSDFSLTDFDSHSPPDFYVKIDIAGVPADRAKKKTKTIKNNWFPVWEEEFEFPLSVPDLALLRIQVKEENRTEKDDFAGQTCLPVTELKSGFRSVPLYDEKGEKYKSVKLLMRFQFK, via the exons ATGAATGCTCCATTGTCACATTATTTCATATTTACCGGGCACAATTCCTATCTGATTGGGAACCAACTAACCAGTGATTGCAGTGATGTGCCAATCATAGATGCTTTGGTACGAGGTGTGCGAGTGATTGAACTTGATTTATGGCCGAATTCAACTAAAGATGATGTTGAGGTTTTTCATGGAAG AACTCTTACCACTCCCGTCTCACTAAGGcaatgtttgtggtccataagaGAGCATGCTTTTGTTACATCTAAGTATCCTGTCATTATAACTTTTGAAGACCACCTTACTCCTGATCTTCAGGCTGTAGTTGCAGAG ATGGTGACTGAAATATTTGGGGAACTGCTTTATTATCCTGAGACAGATTTGCTGTCTGAATTCCCCTCCCCAGAATCGTTGAAAGGTCGAATTCTCATATCAACTAAACCACCAATAGAATATCTTGATTCCAAATCTTGTGACGACGAAGACAAAAAAACGAAATCAGCTGACAAAGGATCACAATCACCAGATGTTACTAATAAAGTGGAAAGTGATGACAAA GATGTGGAAGATTTGAATGAAAGTGATGAAAAATCATACAAGGAGAGTGCACCTAAGTATAAACGTCTGATTACAATCCATGCTGGCAAATCAAAGGGTGATTTTCAGGAAGACTTGAAGGTTGCTGGTAAAGTTAAGCGTTTGAGCTTAAGTGAAAGTAAACTTGAAAAGGCTTCTGAATCTTTTGCACCTGACATtgtaag GTTCACCCAGAAGAATATTCTCAGAGTGTATCCAAAGGGAACACGCATAACCTCCTCTAATTACAAGCCACACATAGCATGGACGCATGGAGCTCAGATGGTTGCATTTAACATGCAG GGGCATGGCAAATCACTTTGGTTCATGCAAGGGATGTTCAAAGCAAATGGAGGGTGTGGCTATGTGAAAAAACCTGATTTTCTTGTCGAAAAAGGTCCGAATAACGAGGTTTTCGATCCTAAAAGAACATTGCCGGTGAACAAGACATTAAAG GTAAAAGTCTACTTGGGGACAGGTTGGAGCTCAGATTTCAGCCTAACGGACTTCGATTCCCATTCACCACCAGACTTCTATGTGAAG ATTGATATTGCTGGAGTACCTGCTGATAGAgcgaagaagaaaacaaagacaattaAAAATAACTGGTTTCCCGTGTGGGAAGAAGAGTTTGAATTCCCATTAAGTGTCCCAGATCTGGCTTTGCTACGTATACAAgttaaagaagaaaatagaactgAGAAGGATGATTTTGCTGGCCAGACATGTTTGCCAGTCACAGAGCTCAAGTCTGGATTTCGTTCAGTCCCTCTCTATGATGAAAAGGGCGAGAAATATAAATCTGTCAAGCTTTTAATGCGGTTTCAATTCAAatga
- the LOC107623420 gene encoding phosphoinositide phospholipase C 6 isoform X3, producing MATHTYTYKQFSCFNKTFTNTEPGPPSDVLHAFHSFSSAGATSMSADNLLAFLTDHQREPQCTSDDSLRIIQSLKGDHKTDDGLTLDDFFHFLLRDDLNAPFKSEVHHDMNAPLSHYFIFTGHNSYLIGNQLTSDCSDVPIIDALVRGVRVIELDLWPNSTKDDVEVFHGRTLTTPVSLRQCLWSIREHAFVTSKYPVIITFEDHLTPDLQAVVAEMVTEIFGELLYYPETDLLSEFPSPESLKGRILISTKPPIEYLDSKSCDDEDKKTKSADKGSQSPDVTNKVESDDKDVEDLNESDEKSYKESAPKYKRLITIHAGKSKGDFQEDLKVAGKVKRLSLSESKLEKASESFAPDIVRFTQKNILRVYPKGTRITSSNYKPHIAWTHGAQMVAFNMQ from the exons ATGGCCACCCACACATACACCTACAAGCAATTCAGCTGCTTCAACAAGACCTTCACCAACACCGAGCCCGGACCTCCCTCTGACGTCCTCCACGCCTTCCACTCCTTCTCCTCCGCCGGCGCCACTTCCATGTCCGCCGACAACCTCCTCGCCTTTCTCACCGATCACCAGCGCGAACCCCAATGCACCTCCGACGACTCCCTTCGCATCATTCAATCGCTCAAAGGAGATCACAAAACCGACGACGGACTCACCCTCGACGacttcttccacttcctcctacGCGACGATCTCAATGCTCCCTTCAAATCGGAG GTACATCATGATATGAATGCTCCATTGTCACATTATTTCATATTTACCGGGCACAATTCCTATCTGATTGGGAACCAACTAACCAGTGATTGCAGTGATGTGCCAATCATAGATGCTTTGGTACGAGGTGTGCGAGTGATTGAACTTGATTTATGGCCGAATTCAACTAAAGATGATGTTGAGGTTTTTCATGGAAG AACTCTTACCACTCCCGTCTCACTAAGGcaatgtttgtggtccataagaGAGCATGCTTTTGTTACATCTAAGTATCCTGTCATTATAACTTTTGAAGACCACCTTACTCCTGATCTTCAGGCTGTAGTTGCAGAG ATGGTGACTGAAATATTTGGGGAACTGCTTTATTATCCTGAGACAGATTTGCTGTCTGAATTCCCCTCCCCAGAATCGTTGAAAGGTCGAATTCTCATATCAACTAAACCACCAATAGAATATCTTGATTCCAAATCTTGTGACGACGAAGACAAAAAAACGAAATCAGCTGACAAAGGATCACAATCACCAGATGTTACTAATAAAGTGGAAAGTGATGACAAA GATGTGGAAGATTTGAATGAAAGTGATGAAAAATCATACAAGGAGAGTGCACCTAAGTATAAACGTCTGATTACAATCCATGCTGGCAAATCAAAGGGTGATTTTCAGGAAGACTTGAAGGTTGCTGGTAAAGTTAAGCGTTTGAGCTTAAGTGAAAGTAAACTTGAAAAGGCTTCTGAATCTTTTGCACCTGACATtgtaag GTTCACCCAGAAGAATATTCTCAGAGTGTATCCAAAGGGAACACGCATAACCTCCTCTAATTACAAGCCACACATAGCATGGACGCATGGAGCTCAGATGGTTGCATTTAACATGCAG TAA